In the genome of Bradyrhizobium ottawaense, the window TGCCGGCTGCTATCTCGGCCTCCGGAGTCTGGCGAGCCAGCTCGAGGCCGCCCGCACCGACGATGCGCTGCGCAACGTGGTGGCGAGCATGTGGGCCTTCGCGACGACCATCGAGGATGACGGCGTCGCCGGCAGTGTCAACGCCGCGCTACGCTCGGCGCAGGATGCGCTCAAGGCGGCGCTGGACCGCGGAGCCAGCGAGGACGAGCTCAGGGTGCTGACGCAGAAGCTGCGTGAGGCCATGGCCGGCAAGGTGCGCGATCTCGCCCGCCGCGCCGAGCAGAATCCGCTCGGCGCCCGGCAGCCGTTCCCGGCGGAGGTCCAGCTCATCCTCGACAAGGCAGTCGAGCTGCGACAAAAGACCCAGCATGCGACGCCCGAGCAGCTCGCCGAGCTGGCGCAGCAGCAGGACGTCTTGCGCGAGCAGCTTCAGGCCTATCGCAAATCGGCGAACAGCCGTGCCAACAAGGCAGGGGACGACAAGACCAACCAGTTTACGCGGGACCGGAAATGCGGAAGCTAGCACCCGTGCCAGTCTTGAAGGCGATGTCGATCGCCTGCCTCGCCATGCTGTTGGGCGGCGTCTCGCCGGCCGCGGCTCAGCTGGATCAGGATCCCGATGCGCTGCTCGACAGCGCGGAAAAGGCGATGCAGGAATCCGGCGACAGCCTCAGGCAGAAGGAATCCGGGAAGAGCCTGAACAACCAGTCCGACGCCATTCAGAAGCTCGAGGAGTACAAGCGCGCCACGGAAAGAAGCCAGTCGTCCAATCGCGATCGTTCCGTCATCACGCAGCGCGATCTGGATGACCTGCTGCGGCAGATCGAGAAGGCGGCGCGCGAGGGCAACAAAGAGGCGGCCCAGCGCATGCTCGAGCAGCTCGCGCAGATCATGGAAAATCTCCAGATGGCGCAGCCCGGGCAGTCCGGCGAGAGCGACATGGAGCAGGCGCTGAACGAGCTCAGCGACATGATCCGCAAGCAGCAGCAATTGCGCGACAAGACTTTTAAGCAGGGCCAGGATTCCCGGCGTGACCGCTCGCGCGGCAAGCCGCAGGGCGACCAGTCGATGTCGGACCTGCAGCAGGATCAGCAGTCGCTGCGCGACCGCCTGAAGAAGCTGCAGGACGAGCTCGCCAAGCGCGGCCTCGCGCAGAAGGGACAGAAAGGCCAGAAGGGTCAGCAGGGTCAGAAAGGGCAGCAGGGCGATCCGGGCCAGAGCGGCGATCAGGACGGCGACCAGGGCGATGATGACGGCAGCCTCGATGCCGCCGACGGCGCCATGGGCGATGCCGGCTCGAAGCTCGGCGAAGGCAATGCCGATGGCGCCGTGGACTCGCAGGGCAAGGCCCTCGACGCGATGCGCAAGGGCGCGCAGAAGATGGCCGAGGCGATGCAGCAGGGCGATGGCGACGGGCAGGGCGATGGTCCCGGCAATCGGGCCGGCCGGCAGCAAAGCGGCGGCAATCAGACCGATCCGCTGGGCCGCCCGCTTCACGGCCGCGATCTTAGCGACGACTACACCGTCAAGATCCCGGGCGAGATCGACGCCCAGCGCGTCCGCCGCATCCTCGAAGAGCTCCGCCGCCGCCTCGGCGACAGCTCGCGCCCGCAGATCGAGCTCGATTACATCGAGCGGCTGCTGAAGGATTTTTGAGGCGAAGTCGCCACAAGCTCACTGTCATCGCCCGGCTTGCCGCCTTCGCTGAAGCTTCGGCGTGCCAGCGCCGTGTGGGCCTCGGCGTAGCATCGCGGAGCCGGGACCGGGCGATCCAGTATTCCAGAGACAGCAGTGACTAAGTCGATAGGCCGCGGCCTACTGGATGCCCCGGTCCCGGCTCCGCGATGCTACGCCGGGCCCACGCGGGTACTCGGCCGGCGAAGCGTCAGCGAAGACGGCAAGCCGGGGCATGACAGCGGTATGTGTGGTTAAGGTTGCCCGCCACTACCCCTTCTTCGCCGCCAGCGCGTCCGCCACCGCGGTGCGGATGTCGGCGACCGAGAACGGTTTTGTCACGACGTCGTGCACCAGCGCATTGAGGTTCGAGGCGCGCTCGCGCTGGTCGGCAAAGCCGGTCATCAGCAAGATGGTCAAATCGGGAAAATCGCGCGCGGCGGAGAGCGCCAGCGCGATGCCGTCCATCACGGGCATCTGGATGTCGGTGAGCAGCAGGTCGAAGGCGCCGTCCTCGCGGGTCAGGATCTCCAGCGCCTCGGCGCCGTCCTGCGCGGTGACCGTTTCGTGCCCGTCCATGGCGATGGCGCGCGCCACCAGCGTGCGCATCGAATCTTCGTCATCGGCGATCAAGATCTTCGGCATGGGACCAACTTTCGGACCAACCTCGGTACCGGGCGGCGCGATTATACGCTGCCGCCGGCAATGTCGCGCCGGTTGAAGAAGCGAACGTCGATATTGCGGCCTTCCGGCGGCGGCGAGGCCAGGCGGGAGCGGAAGAAGGCGCGCTCGCCGGGCCGCAGCACGGTCTGCTCCAGCACCGTATTCCAGGCGTAGATCTCCGCGCCTTGCCCGTCGCGCACGGCAAAGCGCAGCCGCGGAATGTCGAGCGGCTTCTTGCCCTCGCCGACGATCACACCCTCGATCACCAGCACCTGCTTACCGTCCACGGTCTCGCTGGACAGCTTCACGTCCTTGAAGGCGAGGCCCCGCAGGTTCACCTCGAGCCCGACCATCTTGTAGAAAGCGGCGGTCTGCGGCAGCAGCCGCACCATGTCGCCGCGCCAGATCACCAGCGCCAGAACCAGCGCGCCCATGGCGGCGCAGGCGGTCGGCAGGCCGAAATGGGATTTTTTGAGCGACGCGGTGGCGACTGGACGGCTCACCCGCGCGCCGCGGCGGCCGAACAAGCCGCGGAACCAGGACTGGTGCTGCGCGCCGACGACCTCCTCCTCGGCTTCCCGGGCGGCCGCGGACCACTCGTCTTCGGTTTCCTTGGCCTCTTCGTCGGGCCAGTCGCTGGCAATCGAGGGGCTGTCGACGACGGGCGCATCAGTGGCGCCGTCGTCCTTGGCATAGGAGTTCCATTGCTCGGCAAGATCGGTCTGGTCGTCGGCCTGGCTGGCCGCGGCCATGGCCGGGACGGATGCCTCCTCGATGGCATCCTCGGCATGGGCGATCCAGGTCTCCTTGCAGCGGGAACAGCGGACCGCCCGTCCGTTCGCCCCAAGGCTCGCAAGCTTGATGGCGTAGGATGTCATACAATGGGGGCAGACGATATGCATGGACGAGCCTTGACGATGACCGCGTCGGGGAGAGCCGCGCGGCAAGGATGCTACGATGTATGCTACAGCGCGACCGTTAACGAACCGGAAACCATAACGGCGGCAAAACCCGTTGGTCGCGTATGGCGGAGCGCAGCAGTGCGACCCGCGTCCCCTCTCGAACGGAGCTGAGCTTGGTTCGGTTCGAAAATGTCGGATTGCGTTACGGTCTGGGGCCGGAGATCCTGCGCGACCTCAGCTTCCAGATCCCGGCGCATTCGTTCCAGTTTCTTACCGGCCCCTCCGGTGCCGGCAAGACCTCGCTGCTGCGCCTGTTGTTCCTGTCGCACCGGCCGACGCGGGGACTCGTCAATCTGTTCGGCCACGACATCTCGCGTCTCGGCAAGGACGAGATCGCCGATTTGCGCAAGCGCATCGGCATCGTGCTGCAGGATTTCCGCCTGCTCGATCACATGACGACCTATGAGAACGTGGCGCTGCCGTTCCGCGTCATGGGCCGCAGCGAGTCGAGCTATCGCAAGGAGGTGATCGACCTGCTGCGCTGGGTCGGGCTCGGCGACCGCATGGACGCGCTGCCGCCGATCCTGTCGGGCGGCGAGAAGCAGCGCGCGGCGATCGCGCGCGCCGTCATCTCGCGGCCGCAACTGCTGCTCGCGGACGAGCCGACCGGCAGCGTCGATCCGACGCTCGGACGCCGCCTGCTGCGGCTCTTCATCGAGCTCAACAAATCGGGCACCGCCGTCATCATCGCGACCCACGACATCGGCCTGATGGACCAGTACGAGGCCCGGCGGCTGGTGCTGCACCAGGGACGGTTGCACGTCTATGAGTAGGACCGACGAGCGCGGCGTGTTGGTCGACCTCGGACAGGAGCGTCCGCAGCTTCCGGCCAACGCGCGCAACATGTCGCCGATCGTGCCGCGGGCCTCGATCCAGGGCCGCGCGCTGGTCGCCGTCGTCGCCATCATGACCTTCCTCGCATCGATGACCACGGGCACGGTGCTATTGGTGAGCGCCTCCGCCGCGGAATGGCAGTCGGACGTCGCCAGCGAGATCACCATCCAGGTTCGCCCGCAGGCCGGCCGCGATCTCGAACGCGACACCGCGGCGGTGACGGAGGCGATGCGTGCGCAAGCCGGCGTCGTCGAGGTCAAGCCGTTCACCCGGGAGGAGAGCGGCAAGCTGCTCGAGCCCTGGCTCGGCACCGGGCTGTCGATGGACGACCTGCCGGTGCCGCGCATGATCATCGCGCGCGTGCAACCCGGCACGCTGCTCGATCTCGGCGTCTTGCGCGCGCGCGTGACCCAGGTCGCGCCAAGTGCCAGCGTCGACGATCACCGCGCCTGGATCGAGCGGATGCGCTCGATGACCAACGCCACCGTGCTCGCCGGCCTCGGCATCCTCGCGCTGGTCATCATCGCCACCATCATCTCGGTCTCGTTCGCGACCCGTGGCGCCATGGCGGCGAACCGTCCGATCGTCGAGGTGCTGCATTTCGTCGGCGCCGGCGACCGCTACATCGCCAATCACTTCCTGCGTCATTTCCTGAGGCTGGGCCTCGAGGGCGGCGTGATCGGCGGCGGCGCCGCCATGCTGGTGTTCGGCTTCTCCGAGTCGATCGCCGGCTGGTTTTCCGGTACCCCCGTCGGCGACCAGTTCGCGGCTCTGCTCGGCACCTTCTCGCTGCGGCCATCCGGCTACATCGTGCTCGCGGCCCAGGCCGTGCTGATCGGCGCCATCACCGCGGTGGCCTCGCGCCAGACCCTGTTTGCGACGTTGAACGATGTGGATTGAGTTCTTTCTTCCGTTCTCCCGCAGGAGAGGGCGAAGAAACCGGGACTCCACTTCGCCTCAAAACCTTTTAAAATCACCTCAGGGAAGGGATCACCGACATCATATGACCTCGCCGACCGACGATCGATCGCCGAACCTGCCGCGCGGCTGGCTGCGCGCGGCATTGGTGTCGACGATTGCGCTCGCCTTCGTCGGCGCGGCGGCGGGCTTCATCGCGTTCCTGTCGCAATTGCGCGGCGCCGAGATCGCCCCAAGCCGCAAGGCAGACGGCATCGTGGTCCTGACCGGCGGCTCCTCGCGGGTGTCGGACGCGATGGAGCTGCTCGCTGCCGGCTACGGCAGGCGGCTCCTGATCTCCGGCGTGCACCCGACGTCGACGGCGAGCGACATCTCCCGGACGTTGCCGGAGAACCAGTCCTTCATGACCTGTTGTGTCGATCTCGACCGCACCGCGCTCTCGACCCGCGGCAATGCGGCGGAGGCGCGGCGCTGGGCCGACGGCCGTCGGTTCAAATCGCTGATCGTGGTCACCTCGAACTATCACATGCCGCGCGCGCTGGTGGAATTCTCGCATGCGATGCCGCAGACGACGTTGATCCCATTCGCGGTGGTCGGCGACAAATGGCGCGAGGAGCCGTGGTGGACCTCGGCGTCCACCTTGCGGCTGCTGCTGTCGGAATATGTCAAGTACGTCGCGGCCGAGCTCAGGGTGCGGCTGGAGGATTTCGGGATTGACCTTTCGCCCGAGATGTCGGAGCAGCCTGCAGGTCATCAGCCAAAGCGGCCCGCCACCGCCCAAGCCAATTAACAAGCCAAATTGATCGGCAAATTAATCGGCAAAATAATCGGATCGTCGATGTTCCTGATCTTCCTGCGCTCGCTCGTGTTCAACGTGCTGTTCTACGCCGTGCTGGTCTGCCTCGCGATCGTGGCGCTGCCGACCTTCGCATTGCCGCCGCGCGCCATGCTGACGGTTGCGGAATGGTGGGCCAAGGCGACGCTGGTCCTGATGCGCGTGGTCTGCAACATCAAGGTCGAATTCCGCGGGGTCGAGAAGATACCGCAGGGGCCGCTGGTGATCGTGGCAAAGCACCAGTCGTTCTGGGAGACGTTCGTGCTGCCCGGATTCTTCAATCGTCCGATCTTCATCCTCAAGCGTCAGCTCATGCAGATTCCGGTGTTCGGCCAGTTCCTGGTCAAGACCGGGATGATCGCGATCGATCGCAAGGCCGGCGTGAAGGCGCTCTTGGACATGACGCGGCGGGCGCGCGAGGCGGTGCGCTCGGGCCGGCAGCTCGTGATCTTTCCGGAAGGCACGCGCCGCGCGCCGGGCGCGCCGCCCGACTACAAGACCGGCTTCGCGCAGATCTATTCGTCCTGCGGCGTGCCGTGCCTGCCGATCGCGCTCAACTCCGGCCTGTTCTGGCCCCGCCGCACCTTCATGCGCTATCCCGGCACGCTCGTGGTGGAATTCCTCGATCCGTTGCCGTCAGGCCTGCCGAAGGATGAGTTTCTCTCCCGTGTGCAAACGGCCATCGAAGAGGCAACCAGCCGCCTCGTCGAAGCCGGCCGCAAGGAGCAGGAGCAATTGATCGGCGCCTCGCCGAGTTACGCCCCGTCGGAGAGCTAGCGGCTCTCTCGATCGTCGGGAGCCGGCGGGTGCAGGGAATGCGCATCGCCATGCAGCATGGTCGCGAGCTGATGCAGCTGGGCGTCGCGAAAGCCTTCGGCCTCGATCGCCTTCACCGTCGCGGTGACATAGTCGCGATTGGCGCCGGACTGGCCGTGGCCCTGGACGACATGGCGGTGCTGCTCGGCGAGCGAGAGGCGGCCGGCATATTGCACATGGCCGCGGTCGACGACATAGGCGAGCGCGGAGACGCGCTGGCGCGCATCGTTCTCCAGCCACACCGAGCGCATCACCTCGCGATAGACCGAGGTGACCTGCTCGCGCGCCCGCAAATACGCGACGACCTCAGTGCGGTTCTTTTCAGCGACACGGAAGGCGATGCCGCGGCAGGCGCCGCCGCGGTCGAGCCCGAGCACCAGGCCCGGCTTCTCCGGCGTGCCGCGATGGACGAAGGAATAGACGCAGAGCGCCCGGTGCTCGCCGACCAGCCGCGCCGGGACGCGCTCCTCGAAGTCGAAGCCCGGTCGCCACATCAGCGAGCCGTAGCCGAACACCCAGAGGTCGCCCGTGGCTGTCGTGACGGAGGGGAGGGTGATTTCGGACATTTCGGGCACGGCTACCAGAACCGCGCCCCCAAGCGAAGTGAATTCTCCGCCTTTCGTCGGGGGCTGGCCTCGCTTACATTTGCCAAAATCTGGGGCCAAAGGGTCGCCGCATGTCCAATATGACCGTTGCCGCAGGCCGCCGTTCCCGTTGGGGCCTTTTCATCGCCCCCCTCCTCGTCCTGATCCTCGCCGTCGCCTGGAGCTGCTTCTGGTTCTATGCGGCCTCGCAGGCCGAGATCGCCGCAGACGCCTGGCGGGCGCAGGAGGCCAAGTCCGGCCGCATCTATGATTGCGCCAAGCGCTCGATCGCCGGATTCCCGTTCCGCTTCGAGGTCCAGTGCTCCGGCGCCAGCGTCGCCCTGGTCTCGCAGAACGCGAGCAAGACGCCGTTCACGGCCAAGCTCGACAACATCCTGGTCGTTGCGCAGGTGTACGATCCCAAGCTCGTCATCGCCGAATTCTCCGCGCCCGCGACGCTGACCGACGGTGTCACGCAAAACACCTTCGTGGTGAACTGGAGCAAGGGCCGCAGCAGCGTGGTCGGCCTGCCGGCGGTGCCGGACCGCGCCTCGATCGTGTTCGACGATCCCAACATCAATCGTCTCGACGGCAGCATGCAGGTGCCGCTCGCGCGTGCCAAGCAGGTCGAACTGCACGGGCGCCTCGCGGACGGATCGCCAGCCGATCATCCCGTGATCGAGACCGTGCTCCATGTCGCGCAGGGCAGCATCCAGGGCGTTCATCCCTTGCTCGCCGAGCCGTTCGAGGCGGACACGCGCGCCAAGATCAGGGGCCTCTCCGACCTGACGCCAAAGCCCTGGCCGCAGCGCTTCCGCGAGATCCAGGCCGCCGGCGGTCATATCGAGATCGTGCAGTCGCGGATCCAGCAGGGCGAGATGATCGCGGTTGCGGCCGGCACGCTTGGCCTCTCCGCCAATGGCCGGCTCGACGGCGAACTGCAGATGACCGTCACGGGCCTCGAGCGCGTGATCCCGGCGCTCGGCATCGAGAAGATGCTCGAGGAGGGCGTGCCGCAGGCAACGCTCGATCGCGTCGCGCCCGGCGTGAAATCGCAGGACCTCAACAATCTGTTCGGCGCGCTCGACCGAGCCGTGCCCGGCCTCGGCAAGGTGATCAAGCAGAACGCCAATGCCGGCGTCGCCGCCGGCATCAACTCGATCGGCACCGAGAGCACGCTGGAAGGCAAGAAGGCGAGAAGCTTCCCGCTGAAATTCGTCGACGGCGCCGTGCTGCTCGGCCCGGTCAAGGTCGGCCAGATCCCGCCGCTGTATTAGAGCGTGGGCTGAGTTCACCACGTGATCAACGGCGCACGATGCAGCCAGGCATCGGCGCGCAGTTGATCCAGGACGAAGGTCGCAACGTCCTGTCGCGATATGCTTCCTCCACGGAAGTCGGAGAGGTCCGTCAGGGCTCGGACCGAGCCGCGGCCGGGCTTGTCGTTCAGGACTGAGGGCCGAACGAGAACCCAGTCGAGCCCGCTGTTTCTGACGATGGCCTCCTGGCGGTTTTTGTCGGCGTACACCTTGCGCAAGAGCAGCGGGAAAATCAGATTGTCGAAAACAAACCCGCCATGGCCGGCGCTATCACCTGCGCCAATTCCGGTGATGCAGACGAGGCGCGAGACTTGTTGCGCCTTCATCGTATTCACAAGCATGCGTGTCGCCGCCGAGAGCAGCGTCACCTCGCGGAACGGGCTCGCCGGTGTGCCGAGTGCGCTGACAACGGCATCACGGCCCTTGAGTGCCTGACGCAAGGCGATCTCGTCGCGGGCATCGCCGATGATGAGATTGGCACCCTTCAGATCACGCGCTTTCTCGCCAGAACGCACGAGCGCCGCGACGTCGTACCCTCGCGCCACCGCCTGGTTGACGATCAGGCGGCCGGTGGCGCCGGTCGCGCCAAGGATCAGTATCTTCGGTGGGACAGTCCGGATGTTATCGGTTTCGGAGTCTTGCATGGTCGTGACCTCGGAATGCGGGACGTCTCCGTGGAGGCCGCCCCCTGGTTCATGTTCGTTGTGACGATCAGAGCTTGCCTTCCGCGAGCAGCTCGCGGGCCCTTGGGCTGATGCCGCTGCCGTCAGGCCGAAGCCGTGATCTCAGAGACGAAGTCGCGATAGGAGCGCAGCGGACGGCCGAGGAGAGTGTTCAAACGCTCGACGTCGCCGGCATTGGGGATCATTCCGTCGGTGAGGAAGCGCTCGCTCATCAGCCGCATGTCGAAGGCCATCCAGCTCGGCATGAACTGCCTGAGGTTCTTTTCGAAGCCGGCAGGATCGTCACCCGGATATGCGATCGTGCGACCCAGCACCTCCGACCAGATGGCGGCAGCCTTCGCGCCGGTCAGTGTGTCCGGACCGACGAGATTGATCCGGTCGGGCGGAAGTGATGCGCCGGACTTGTCGCGGCGGACGAGCTCGATGGCCGCGATTTCACCGATGTCGCGGGCGTCGATCATCGCCAGTCCTTTGCCGCCGATCGGCATGGGGTAGACGCCGTATCCGCTCACCACGTCCTTGATCGTGAGATCGTTGTTCATGAAGTAGGCGGGGCGCAGGATGGTGGCGTTGAAGCCCATCTGCTCGATCATCCGCTCGACGCCGAACTTGCCCGCGAAGTGCGGCACGTTCACGTACAGATCGCTGTGGATCACCGACAGATAGACGAGCCGCTCGACGCCAGCTTCTCGCGCAATGTTGAGGGCGATCAGCGCCTGGGTGAATTCGTCCGCTACCACGGCGTTGAGCAGGAACAGGGTGGAGACGCCTGAGAACGCACTGCGCAGCGAGTCAACGTCCAGGAGGTCGCCCTGCACGACGTTCACGCCCGGCGGCAGGTTGGCCTTTGCAGGATCGCGGACGAGGGCGCGAACATCGGCGCCGCGCTTGACGAGCTGTTCAACGACTTGGCGGCCGACATTGCAATGGGTTCACTCTCCGGGGTGGGTTGCTGGACACCTCCGCAAATTAGTGACCCACGTGCGGGCCGATAGACGCTATATTTGTACAGACCGTCTCATTGGTGGAACATATGGATCTGCTCGCACTCGCCGATTTCAACCTTGTCGCCCGTCACGGCGGGTTCGGACGGGCCGCCCGGGCTGCCGGCCGCCCGAAGGCGACGCTCTCGCGCCGGGTCTCCGAGCTGGAGGGCAGCCTTGGCTTGCGCCTCTTCGAGCGCGGAAGCCGCACGCTGAAGCTCACCGAGGAAGGGCGGGCGCTCTATGAGCGGACGGGAACATTGCTCGCCGAACTCGACGAGACGGCGGCGGCGATCGCTTCAGGCGGTGCCAAGCCGCGAGGCAGCTTGCGGATCAGCGCGCCTCTGCTTTTCTCGCAAACTGCGATGGGAAAGCTGGCCGCTGCGTTCGCTCTGAAATATCCGGAGGTGCGGCTCGAGGTCACGACGGAAGACCGCGCCGTCGACATGATCGAGGAAGGCTATGACCTCGTGATCCGCGTCAATCCCGACCCCGACGAAACCCTTGTCGGACGAATCCTGATGCGCGATCGGCTGGTCGTGGTCGCGAGCCCCGACCTCAGTCGCCCTGCGTACGATCTTGCCGTTCCGACCGTGGTGCGTGGTGCGAGCGATCTGACATCGGCGTGGGAGGTGAAGTCTTCGATCGGAAACTCACGGATCTCGACCGATCCGGTGCTTCGCCTGTCCTCGATCGTTATGGTTCGCGATGCGGTCCGCGCAGGCGTGGGCGCCGCTCGCCTTCCTGTGTCGCTTGTGAGTCACGACCTGGCGGCCGGCAAGCTCGTCCACTGGGGTGATGTCGACGGACCGGAGATCGTCCTCTGGGCGCTGTACCCTTCGCGCCGGCTGCTCAGCGCTCGCGTATCCGCGTTCCTCGACTTTCTCAAGGAAGCCTTTCCCTCGGGGACGCCGGGTGAGCTCGCGGCCTTCATCGACTAGGTCAAGGGAGCAGATCGAGATCGCTCCCGCGCTGGCGCCATCCGAGCTACGAACTCACGGCTTGTTGCCGAGCTGCCCGTGCTGCCGGCCGAAATCCGCGGCCGCCGAATCCTGGCCGATCTCGACGATGCCGCGGCGGATGGCGCGGGTGCGGGTGAAATGGTCGAACAGGGCTTCGCCGTCGCCGCGGCGGATCGCGCGGGTGAGCTTTGCGAGATCCTCGGTGAAGGTGCCGAGCATCTCCAGCACGGCCTCCTTGTTGGCGAGGAAGACGTCGCGCCACATCGTCGGGTCGGAGGCCGCGATGCGGGTGAAATCGCGGAAACCGCCGGCGGAGAACTTGATCACCTCGGACTCCGTCACCTGCGCCAGCTCGTCGGCGGTGCCGACGATGGTGTAGGCGATCAGATGCGGCAGATGGCTGGTGATCGCGAGCACGAGATCGTGATGGTCCGGCGTCATCACCTCGACCTTGGCGCCCATCGCCGCCCAGAAGGCGCGCAGGCGATCAGTCGCGGCCGCGTCGACGCCTTCCGGCGGGGTGAGGATGCACCAGCGGTTGATGAAGAGCTCGGCGAAACCTGAATCCGGCCCCGAATGCTCGGTGCCCGCCACCGGATGCGCCGGCACGAAATGAACGGTCTTCGGCAGATGCGGCGCCATATCCCTGACGATGGCGCCCTTGACCGAGCCGACGTCGGAGACAACAGCGCCGGGCTTCAGATGCGCGGCGATCTCCTGCGCGACCTCGCCGCAGGCGCCGACGGGAATGCAGAGGATGACGAGATCGGCATCCTTCACTGCTTCCGCATTGGTCGCCACGACCTGATCGACGATCCCGAGCTCCATCACCCGCGCGCGGGTCTTCTCCGAGCGCGCGGTGGTGACGATTTCGCCCGCCAGGCCCTGGAGCTTCGCAGCGCGCGCGATCGAGCCGCCGATCAGGCCGAAGCCGATCAGCGCGACGCGCTGGAAGTGCGGTGCGCTGCTCATCTGCCGGCCATGAAGTCGCGCAAGCCGTCGACCACGAGGCGGTTGGCCTCCTCGGTGCCGATGGTCATGCGCAGCGAATGCGGCAGGCCGTAATTCTTCAAGCCGCGCAGCACGAGGCCCCGCTTGGTCAGGAAGGCGTCGGCGTCATCCGCGGTCTTGCCCTTGTCGGCCGGGAAGTGGATCAGCACGAAATTGGCGACGCTCGGCGTCACCTTCAGCCCAAGCTTGCCGATCTCCTCGGTCAGCCAGTTGCGCCAGGTCTCGGTGAATTGCTTCGACATCGCCTGGTGCGCAGTGTCCTCGATCGCGGCGACCGCGGCATACATTGCTGGCGTCGACACGTTGAACGGGCCGCGGATGCGGTTGACCGCGTCGATGATGTGCTCGGGGCCGAACATCCAGCCGATGCGCAGTGCCGCGAGGCCGTGGATCTTGGAGAAGGTGTGCGTCACCACCGTATTCTCGGTGGTGGCGACCAGCTCGATCCCCATCTCGTAGTCGTTGCGCGAGACGTAGTCGCAATAGGCGGCATCGAGCACCAGCAGCACGTGCGACGGCAGGCCGGCGCGCAGGCGCTTGACCTCGTCGAACGGCACATAGGTGCCGGTTGGATTGTTGGGGTTGGCGAGCCAGACCAGCTTGGTCTTCGGCGTCACCGCCTTGAGGATGGCGTCGACGTCGCAGGTGAGGTTGGTCTCCTGCGCGACGACGTTCTTGGCGCCCACCGCCATGGTCGCGATCGGGTAGACCAGGAAGCCGTGCGTGGTGGAGATCGCCTCGTCACCCTGGCTGAGATAGGTGTGGGCGAGCAGATTGAGGATCTCGTCCGAGCCGGCGCCGCAGATGATGCGGTTCGGGTCGAGCCCGAAGGAGCGGCCGATCGCCTCGCGCAGCACGCGCGAGGTTCCTTCCGGATAGTCTTCCAGGTGATCCGCCACGTGCTTGAACGCCTCGATCGCCTTGGGCGAGGGCCCGAACGGCGTCTCGTTGGCCGACAGCTTGAACACCTTGCGGCCCGGCTCGGCGACCGGGCTCTTGCCGGGCGTGTAGGGCGCAATATCGAGAATGCCGGGATTCGGCACGGGGCGGGACATCTTGAACTCCGAAAATGGCGGGGCGCGGCGCGTGGTTTACGATTTCGCCCCGGTCGGGGGCACCGTATA includes:
- a CDS encoding MJ0042-type zinc finger domain-containing protein yields the protein MHIVCPHCMTSYAIKLASLGANGRAVRCSRCKETWIAHAEDAIEEASVPAMAAASQADDQTDLAEQWNSYAKDDGATDAPVVDSPSIASDWPDEEAKETEDEWSAAAREAEEEVVGAQHQSWFRGLFGRRGARVSRPVATASLKKSHFGLPTACAAMGALVLALVIWRGDMVRLLPQTAAFYKMVGLEVNLRGLAFKDVKLSSETVDGKQVLVIEGVIVGEGKKPLDIPRLRFAVRDGQGAEIYAWNTVLEQTVLRPGERAFFRSRLASPPPEGRNIDVRFFNRRDIAGGSV
- a CDS encoding lysophospholipid acyltransferase family protein, translating into MFLIFLRSLVFNVLFYAVLVCLAIVALPTFALPPRAMLTVAEWWAKATLVLMRVVCNIKVEFRGVEKIPQGPLVIVAKHQSFWETFVLPGFFNRPIFILKRQLMQIPVFGQFLVKTGMIAIDRKAGVKALLDMTRRAREAVRSGRQLVIFPEGTRRAPGAPPDYKTGFAQIYSSCGVPCLPIALNSGLFWPRRTFMRYPGTLVVEFLDPLPSGLPKDEFLSRVQTAIEEATSRLVEAGRKEQEQLIGASPSYAPSES
- a CDS encoding response regulator; this translates as MPKILIADDEDSMRTLVARAIAMDGHETVTAQDGAEALEILTREDGAFDLLLTDIQMPVMDGIALALSAARDFPDLTILLMTGFADQRERASNLNALVHDVVTKPFSVADIRTAVADALAAKKG
- a CDS encoding YdcF family protein yields the protein MTSPTDDRSPNLPRGWLRAALVSTIALAFVGAAAGFIAFLSQLRGAEIAPSRKADGIVVLTGGSSRVSDAMELLAAGYGRRLLISGVHPTSTASDISRTLPENQSFMTCCVDLDRTALSTRGNAAEARRWADGRRFKSLIVVTSNYHMPRALVEFSHAMPQTTLIPFAVVGDKWREEPWWTSASTLRLLLSEYVKYVAAELRVRLEDFGIDLSPEMSEQPAGHQPKRPATAQAN
- the ftsE gene encoding cell division ATP-binding protein FtsE — encoded protein: MVRFENVGLRYGLGPEILRDLSFQIPAHSFQFLTGPSGAGKTSLLRLLFLSHRPTRGLVNLFGHDISRLGKDEIADLRKRIGIVLQDFRLLDHMTTYENVALPFRVMGRSESSYRKEVIDLLRWVGLGDRMDALPPILSGGEKQRAAIARAVISRPQLLLADEPTGSVDPTLGRRLLRLFIELNKSGTAVIIATHDIGLMDQYEARRLVLHQGRLHVYE
- a CDS encoding gamma-glutamylcyclotransferase, whose translation is MSEITLPSVTTATGDLWVFGYGSLMWRPGFDFEERVPARLVGEHRALCVYSFVHRGTPEKPGLVLGLDRGGACRGIAFRVAEKNRTEVVAYLRAREQVTSVYREVMRSVWLENDARQRVSALAYVVDRGHVQYAGRLSLAEQHRHVVQGHGQSGANRDYVTATVKAIEAEGFRDAQLHQLATMLHGDAHSLHPPAPDDRESR
- a CDS encoding DUF4175 family protein produces the protein MRKLAPVPVLKAMSIACLAMLLGGVSPAAAQLDQDPDALLDSAEKAMQESGDSLRQKESGKSLNNQSDAIQKLEEYKRATERSQSSNRDRSVITQRDLDDLLRQIEKAAREGNKEAAQRMLEQLAQIMENLQMAQPGQSGESDMEQALNELSDMIRKQQQLRDKTFKQGQDSRRDRSRGKPQGDQSMSDLQQDQQSLRDRLKKLQDELAKRGLAQKGQKGQKGQQGQKGQQGDPGQSGDQDGDQGDDDGSLDAADGAMGDAGSKLGEGNADGAVDSQGKALDAMRKGAQKMAEAMQQGDGDGQGDGPGNRAGRQQSGGNQTDPLGRPLHGRDLSDDYTVKIPGEIDAQRVRRILEELRRRLGDSSRPQIELDYIERLLKDF
- a CDS encoding cell division protein FtsX, whose translation is MSRTDERGVLVDLGQERPQLPANARNMSPIVPRASIQGRALVAVVAIMTFLASMTTGTVLLVSASAAEWQSDVASEITIQVRPQAGRDLERDTAAVTEAMRAQAGVVEVKPFTREESGKLLEPWLGTGLSMDDLPVPRMIIARVQPGTLLDLGVLRARVTQVAPSASVDDHRAWIERMRSMTNATVLAGLGILALVIIATIISVSFATRGAMAANRPIVEVLHFVGAGDRYIANHFLRHFLRLGLEGGVIGGGAAMLVFGFSESIAGWFSGTPVGDQFAALLGTFSLRPSGYIVLAAQAVLIGAITAVASRQTLFATLNDVD